The Oceanispirochaeta sp. M1 DNA window AATTAAAGGGATGAGGAAGATTATACAGGCTAAGAAAAAAATTATACTTCCTGCAATGGAAATATAATCCAGGCTCCTGATTCCACTGATCAAATATAAAACTGCACATAGTAGAAACAAAAACCATCCCGCTAACTGGTATTTATGACTTACTTTCATATAAAGTCCTTTATTTACTAAATGAGACCAAAAAAAAGGGGTATTTATTAAAAGAATGCCCCTTAAGTGATGTTTATCTTCTCAGTATTTGACCCTTGCGATTATACTGTGTCATTTGGTTGAATGGAATGAATAATCAAATATTTATTTAATGGTTCAGATTCTGATTTTTTTCATTTAAATAATTATAAAATCTCATCTTTGAAATTTTGAGGTGATCCAATACTCTTATGCCTAATATCTCACCAGCATGACATAGACGTTCAACTGATATTCTATGATCCAGGGCTCCAGCCACCGTGAGGGATTGGAAAGGGGCTCACAGCCGCCGTCCCATTGGGGCGGCCGGAGCGGCAGCGCAGCCTTGGAAAGCCCGACCGGCTGCCGCCAGGCAGACGGACACGGCCAAAAAAAGAAAAAAACTTTCATTCTGTCTCAATCACCAGCCCCACCCCGCCCGTATGGAAGTTATGAAACAAAAAAAATATACAATCAGCTCCAGAGAGAACATGCAGCCTAGGGAAAAAGCGCTTCACTACGGTGTGTCTGTATTAAACGACAGGGAACTGTTAAAGATTCTTATCGGGAGCGGGCAGAAAAACAGACCTGTGGATGCCATTGCCCGGGATGTGCTTAAACTGCTGGATTACAACAATGAGATGCCCGACCCCGAAGAGCTGATGAGTATTCCCGGGATGGGAATGGCCAGGTCTTCTCTTGTAACTGCAGCCCTTGAGTTTTCAAGGCGCCACTATCTGACCCAGAATACGAGAATCACACACCCTGAATCGATCTACAACCTACTCTCTCATATGGCAGACCGTCAGCAGGAGTGTTTTTTCACCATAAGTCTCAATGGGGCTCATGAGCACATTAAAACCAGGCAGGTGAGCCAGGGGTTGGTAAATCGTACGATAGTCCACCCAAGAGAAGTATTTGCAGCTCCTATCACAGACAGGGCCGCAGCCATTTGTATTGCCCACAACCACCCCTCAGGTAATTTAGAACCGAGCCGGGAAGATATTAATATAACAAAAAGACTTGTGGAGGCTGGTGATATACTGGGTATTCCGGTGCTTGATCATATAATATTCAGCAAAAATGGATATTACAGTTTTATGGAGCATGGAATGCTGAATTAGTAGAACTATATCATTTTCTTTTTCTCGATCTGAGACTATGCTATCTTGAGTTTTACAGGAGCATGGGATGAAATTAATCAGAAAAATTGTATCTACAACTATGACATCATCCATTTTTTTTATATTCATTTTCAGCATCACCGTTGTTTCAACCCGTATAATGCTGAATCTAAAGGACCTGTCTAATCAGACAATCGAAGTTTTGTCGGACTGGAATGCCCTGGACAGATTAACCAATGATGTCCTTTATTACAGACTTGATTCTGTCAGCCGCCTTGAGAGCATTGAAGCAAACTGGATTCAGGCAACAGCAGATCTGGATGAATCCTTTGGAAAACTTAAAAACAACAAGCTTCTCAATCTACTCTCAGAAGATATAAACAACTCCCTTGAAGAGTCCTGGTATTTATGGTTGTTTTCACAGGAAAAACTGATCGTGGGACAACAGATTTTCAACGATATACTTCATGGGGATGAGACGAATGCCAGGATTGATGAAATTGACCGGAC harbors:
- the radC gene encoding DNA repair protein RadC; this translates as MRDWKGAHSRRPIGAAGAAAQPWKARPAAARQTDTAKKRKKLSFCLNHQPHPARMEVMKQKKYTISSRENMQPREKALHYGVSVLNDRELLKILIGSGQKNRPVDAIARDVLKLLDYNNEMPDPEELMSIPGMGMARSSLVTAALEFSRRHYLTQNTRITHPESIYNLLSHMADRQQECFFTISLNGAHEHIKTRQVSQGLVNRTIVHPREVFAAPITDRAAAICIAHNHPSGNLEPSREDINITKRLVEAGDILGIPVLDHIIFSKNGYYSFMEHGMLN